From the Bacteroidetes bacterium SB0662_bin_6 genome, the window TTTCCCCCCCCCCCCCCCCCCCCCCCTCTCCCGCTCCGTCGGGGGGGCCCGGAGTTGTTAAAACCCCCCCCGCGCCCCGCGCCTCGTCCCCGCGCCCCGCGCAAATTTCCCCGACTCTGCGGAAACACGGTGAGATATGGCGCTTATGCTCTGAGGTGCAGGCATCGTTTTTCTGAATCGTGAGGAGAGGTATCCCATGGCAGCGCCAACCACAACTCCTGAAACGCTGAACCCGGATCACATCGACAAATCCGGAGACAAGTTGCAATACATGACGCTTGAGGAGTACGCCAGCCTTCCGGAACAGGAAGACGGCTATACGTACGAACTGGTCCGGGGTGCGGTGGTGCGGGAGCCCGGACCTTCCTGGTCGCACCGGCTTTTGCAATTCAAGTTAGGGAGGTACTTTCATGCATGGATAGAAGAAGCCGGACAAGGAGAAGTGGGTCTTGAGGGCGATTGTATCCTGAGCGAAAACCCGGATACGGTGCGCATTCCGGATGTTGCGGTGCTGTTGCGCCGACGTAGCACCGATAACGAGCCCGGAGGTTGGGTTCGCGGTGCGCCCGATATCGTCGTCGAAGTGCTATCCCCGTCGAATACGCCCCGGCAGATGCGTGAAAGGATGGATGATTACTTCGGCGCCGGGGCGCTTCGCGTCTGGATCGTGGATCCGACGGCGCGCACTGTGGTTATTCACCGGCCGGATGAGGCCTCGATGCTTTTCAAGGACGGAGACTGTCTTGAGGACCCGGAGGTGTTGCCGGGCTTTGTGCTGGATGTAGCGGAGTTGTTCGAAAGATAGGGAGCGAGGGGTGCAGTTGGTCCATTGAAGAGGCTCGTCTCGCCCCCGAACCGTTCCTGCCAGGCCGATCACCCAAAGAAAAGCCCCCTATGCATACCCGCGAATCCATTGCCATGTGCTTCAGCGGGGGCAAGGACAGTGCGATCGCGTTGCATGAGATCCGTCGTGCCGAGATGTATGTCGTCAAGGAGTTGCTGACGACGGTAACCATTCCCTATGACCGGGTAACCATGCACGGCGTTCGCCGCGCGCTCGTGCGGCAACAGGCCGAGGCCATAGGGATTCCCATTACGGAAGTCGCTGTGCCTCCCAGTTCCTCCAATGCGATTTACGAACGTGAGATGGGATATGCGTTTGCCCGATTGCAGATCCAGGGCATACGGCGCGTGGCCTTCGGAGACATCTTTCTTGAAGATCTTCGGGTTTATCGCGAAGAGCAACTGGCAGCCTGTAAGCTCGAGTGTGTTTTTCCGATCTGGAAGCGCGACACCACGGAACTCGCCCATCAGTTTGTGAACGATGGATTCAAAGCCATCGTGGCCTGCGTAAATCCAGCGGTGCTCGATGCGTCTTTCGCCGGACGCCCGTTCGATGAGGCTTTTCTTGCGGCTCTTCCGCCGGAGGTCGATCCGTGCGGCGAGAACGGCGAGTTTCACACGTTCGTGTTCGACGGGCCGATTTTTCGGTGGCCGGTGCGGATATCTCTCGGGCAGGTTGTCGAACGCGACCGGTTCGTATTCTGTGACCTTGTTCCGGATGGTGGCGTTTCGTGAGCGCATGACCAGCGAACCGGCTCCCTTCCGTGACGTAGATTGCAGGGCGCCTTCTTCTGCGCAGCGCGCGCAGGCCCTGCGCAAGGCGTACGCAATCCCTGCAAGAAATTTCACGACGAACATGACGCGGTCCCGGGATGCCTTGCCGGTTCTGG encodes:
- a CDS encoding Uma2 family endonuclease; amino-acid sequence: MAAPTTTPETLNPDHIDKSGDKLQYMTLEEYASLPEQEDGYTYELVRGAVVREPGPSWSHRLLQFKLGRYFHAWIEEAGQGEVGLEGDCILSENPDTVRIPDVAVLLRRRSTDNEPGGWVRGAPDIVVEVLSPSNTPRQMRERMDDYFGAGALRVWIVDPTARTVVIHRPDEASMLFKDGDCLEDPEVLPGFVLDVAELFER
- a CDS encoding adenine nucleotide alpha hydrolase, which encodes MCFSGGKDSAIALHEIRRAEMYVVKELLTTVTIPYDRVTMHGVRRALVRQQAEAIGIPITEVAVPPSSSNAIYEREMGYAFARLQIQGIRRVAFGDIFLEDLRVYREEQLAACKLECVFPIWKRDTTELAHQFVNDGFKAIVACVNPAVLDASFAGRPFDEAFLAALPPEVDPCGENGEFHTFVFDGPIFRWPVRISLGQVVERDRFVFCDLVPDGGVS